A portion of the Limosilactobacillus reuteri genome contains these proteins:
- a CDS encoding glycosyltransferase, with protein MGNYNYEYSLITISNHEDVYQEFRKGLLQQKNVDYELIKINNDQNQFNSARTAYNEAAAKATGKYLVFLHPDIRFLDEYSLRDTLNKIKDIGDFGVAGIAGSPWKLYRNRSFIVTAIVQGENKESVGTSISKTTEVQTVDESFFVMKKTYWEHIPFTDCPGWHFYAVEQCLRAIIDGKKNYVVPARIWHKSTGGSEDRNYVRIGKQMVKEYGNYFPYINTTVTKWDTKGITKYTTPWYRYAKRQVHRYLDGHK; from the coding sequence ATGGGTAATTATAACTATGAATATTCTTTGATAACGATTTCTAACCATGAAGATGTATATCAGGAGTTTAGGAAGGGATTATTACAACAAAAGAATGTTGATTATGAATTAATAAAAATAAATAATGATCAGAATCAATTTAATTCAGCTCGTACGGCATATAATGAAGCTGCAGCTAAAGCAACTGGCAAGTATTTAGTTTTTCTTCATCCAGATATCCGCTTTCTTGATGAATATTCATTACGGGATACTTTAAACAAAATTAAAGATATAGGTGACTTTGGAGTAGCGGGAATAGCAGGAAGTCCATGGAAGTTATATAGAAATAGGAGCTTTATTGTTACTGCAATTGTTCAAGGTGAAAATAAAGAATCTGTAGGTACAAGTATTAGTAAAACTACAGAAGTTCAAACTGTAGATGAAAGCTTTTTTGTAATGAAAAAAACTTATTGGGAGCATATTCCTTTTACTGATTGTCCAGGCTGGCATTTCTATGCTGTTGAACAGTGTTTACGTGCAATCATTGATGGAAAGAAAAATTATGTTGTTCCAGCAAGGATTTGGCACAAATCAACAGGTGGCTCAGAAGATAGAAATTATGTACGGATTGGAAAACAAATGGTAAAAGAATATGGGAATTATTTTCCGTATATAAATACTACCGTAACGAAATGGGATACTAAAGGAATAACAAAATATACAACTCCATGGTATCGTTATGCTAAACGACAAGTACATCGATATTTAGATGGACATAAATAA
- a CDS encoding IS30 family transposase codes for MPLNKRKKTTNDFTHLTTNELTIIAHSFVQKLKAYRVAQMINRCAETVYRVYRYLETGASIADYQDHYMRNKQRCGRKRTQLSLAELTYINDKIAQGWTPDTIIGRAERPISCNRRTLYRMFERGQFGFDVRSLPMRGKRHPNGYVERRGKAGQLGRSIHERAKDFPHYATEFGHLEADTVQGKKHQGAVMTLTERQSKVEIVLNVHEKTANAINQHLSQWLRKFPRHFFKSITFDNGKEFAGWREIANQFDLHTYFAEVGAPNQRGLNENNNGLLRRDGLTKQLDFRNLPDELVTQLMSKRNNLPRKSLGYRTPYEVFMSYVTDEQLFSF; via the coding sequence ATACCCCTAAACAAAAGAAAGAAAACCACAAATGACTTCACCCATCTTACCACAAACGAGCTGACAATCATCGCCCATTCTTTCGTGCAAAAGCTTAAAGCGTACCGAGTGGCCCAAATGATCAACCGTTGCGCCGAAACCGTTTATCGCGTTTATCGTTACCTGGAAACCGGTGCCTCAATTGCTGATTATCAAGATCACTATATGCGCAATAAGCAACGTTGTGGCCGAAAACGTACTCAGTTGTCACTGGCTGAACTCACTTATATCAACGACAAAATTGCCCAGGGGTGGACGCCTGATACCATTATTGGGCGCGCTGAGCGCCCAATTAGTTGTAACCGGCGAACTCTTTACCGGATGTTTGAACGTGGCCAGTTCGGCTTCGATGTCCGTTCCTTGCCGATGCGAGGTAAGCGGCACCCGAATGGCTATGTCGAGCGCCGTGGGAAGGCTGGCCAATTGGGGCGAAGTATTCACGAGCGTGCCAAGGACTTTCCGCACTATGCCACTGAATTTGGGCACCTTGAAGCTGATACCGTCCAAGGCAAAAAGCACCAAGGGGCGGTAATGACCCTGACCGAACGCCAATCGAAGGTCGAAATTGTACTCAATGTGCACGAAAAGACGGCTAATGCGATTAACCAACACTTAAGTCAGTGGCTTCGGAAATTCCCGCGGCACTTCTTCAAATCGATTACCTTTGACAACGGAAAAGAATTCGCCGGCTGGCGCGAGATTGCCAATCAATTTGACCTTCACACTTACTTTGCCGAGGTTGGTGCTCCCAATCAACGAGGGCTGAACGAAAACAACAACGGTCTTTTACGCCGGGATGGCTTAACGAAACAGCTAGATTTCCGCAATCTTCCTGATGAATTGGTAACCCAACTGATGAGTAAGCGAAATAACCTGCCCCGTAAATCACTAGGCTATCGAACTCCATATGAAGTATTCATGTCTTACGTCACTGATGAGCAACTATTTTCTTTCTAA
- a CDS encoding DUF4422 domain-containing protein, giving the protein MTFYVITHKHFNYQSLPIGYTPLLVGANKNQNPDSFITDNTGDNISNKNYSFCELTGLYWMWKNTKDKNIGLAHYRRYFSKYTSFNILYLTTIIKGHSQPVSVSQLDTWLKDGTDWIVATPQIGGVGSLWEQFDHFHHIKDLEITRNIIKETFPEYISSFDKVMKHNNQASFYNMFYTRREEMDKYCEWLFEILFQAEKQVDISSYDQYQQRLYGFLGERLLNVWLDHRQPKIKQLVEYNSDSMARIDAARLLKHNLITRNVNLS; this is encoded by the coding sequence ATGACATTTTATGTAATAACTCATAAGCATTTTAATTACCAAAGTTTGCCAATTGGATATACCCCACTACTAGTAGGAGCAAATAAAAATCAAAATCCTGACAGTTTTATTACAGATAACACTGGTGACAATATTTCAAATAAAAATTATAGTTTTTGTGAATTAACCGGTTTATATTGGATGTGGAAAAACACTAAAGATAAGAACATTGGATTAGCACATTACCGGCGTTATTTTTCTAAATATACTTCTTTTAATATTTTATATTTAACAACTATTATAAAAGGACATTCTCAACCTGTTTCTGTTAGTCAACTAGATACTTGGCTTAAGGATGGGACTGATTGGATAGTTGCTACTCCTCAAATTGGGGGAGTAGGAAGTCTATGGGAGCAATTCGATCACTTTCACCATATTAAGGATTTAGAAATAACACGTAATATAATAAAAGAGACTTTTCCAGAATATATTAGCTCGTTTGATAAGGTTATGAAACATAATAATCAAGCCTCATTCTATAATATGTTCTATACGAGAAGAGAAGAAATGGATAAATATTGTGAATGGTTATTTGAAATTTTATTTCAAGCAGAGAAACAAGTTGATATATCTTCTTATGATCAATACCAACAAAGATTATATGGATTTTTGGGAGAACGGTTACTTAATGTTTGGCTAGATCATCGTCAACCCAAGATTAAACAATTAGTTGAATATAATTCTGATTCAATGGCGCGTATTGATGCAGCAAGGCTGTTAAAACATAATCTTATAACCCGAAATGTCAATTTAAGTTAG